ACGTCGTTTTTGCAAAACCTGccacacctgccaggtggcaGGAAAAGCAAACCAGCCTGTCCCTAAAGCCCCTTTATACCCCATTCCATCCATAGGTGAGCCCTTCGAGCATCTCATCCTGGATATAGTAGGCCCGCTTCCGCCTTCTACCTCAGGGGTGCAGTATTTGCTAACTATActagatcgggttagtaggtacccagaagcgatCTCCCTTAAGACCATCACTGCTAAGGTCTTGGTGAAACATTTGCTCTGGTTCGTCTCGCGATACGGTCTTCCTAAGACCATTCAGACGGACCAGTGATCTAACTTTATGTCTCATTTGTTTCGCCAACAGATCGCCGACCTGGGAATCCAACAGATTACCTCCagtgcctaccatcccgagtcTCAAGGAGCTTTGGAGCGTTTTCACCAGACGTTGAAGGGCATGCTTCGGAAGTTTTGCTATGACCGGCAGAGTAAGTGGGTTGAAGACCTGCCCTACCTCCTATTTGCGGTAAGATCGGTTCCCAATGAATCCCTAGGAATCTCCCCATTCGAGATGATCTTTGGTCACTCAGTAAGAGGTCCCTTAGAGGTGGCACGAGACCATTGGCTAGACAAGGAAACCGAGGAAGACGTTGTGGACTGGTTGTCTACAAATAAAGGCCGGCTGTTCTCTGCGTGGGAGATGGCTACGAGAACCTTGGAGAATACGCAAAAAACTACCAAGAACAGGTATGATCAGAGGGCCAAACAAAGAGATTTCCAAGTAGGGGATCTGGTTTTGGTATGTACCCCTACAGTAACTGGAAGTTTGAGCGCCAGATTTGTAGGTCCTTACCAAGTTTTAAAGAAGGTTACTAATCACAATTACCTTCTTAGTACTCCAGACCGCCGGAAGAAAGAAACTTTGGTTCATGTTAACATGATAAAAAAATATGAGGGTCGAGATACACTCCCAATAACCATGGTGACCACAAAAGATGacattgaggaggaagaggaggtattAACTAACTCAGAGATTCTGTTTAACTTGcagacaaagttgacacatgtggCCGAAGGACATCAACCATCATTGCGGCAAATGATCCAGGAGTACAAGCCTATCTTCAGAGATGTTCCAGGACTAACATCCGTCCTAAGGCATGATGTCGTGCTGGAGGAAGGAATCCGGCCTATAAAGCAACACCCATACCGACTCAACCCCCATAAGAAACGGGTGGTGAAAGAGGAGGTGGAATATATGCTGAAACACCAGCTAATAGCCCCGAGCTCGAGCCCATGGTCATTCCCGATACTACTAGTGCCCAAACCTGGTAAGAAATACCGTTTTTGTATTGATTATCGCCAGGTGAATAAGGTCACAGTAGCAGACACCTGTCCTCTCCCCAGGGTAGAGGAATGTCTGGATGCCATAGGTAAAGCTCGTTACCTGACTAAATTTGACCTGTTCAAGGGCTATTGGCAAGTTCCCCTCGCGGAGAAGGCTAAACCCATATCGGCATTTGTGACTCCCGACGGgctgtttgaatgtcaggtgatgccATTCGGGATGAAAAACGCAGCTTCCTCATTCCAGAGGCTGATGGGCATTGTGTTGCGTGACGTGGAAAACACCTTAGTCTACATCGATGACGTACTAATATATGATGTGGATTGGCAGGACCTTCTACGTCACATAGAGGATTTCTTCAAGGCCATGCTCCAGTCGGGATTGGTGGTCAACCTACACAAATCTGAGTTTGCCAGAACCTCTGTCATCTTCTTAGGTCATAAGGttggaggaggatggattgcgccAAAGGCCAGCAAGATAGAGGCAATAGTCCAGTATCCTACACCAGCTACCAGGAAGGACATCTTGCGTTTCCTTGGTATGGCTGGTTTCTATCGTAAGTTCGTCCCTAACTTTTCCTCCATCGCCGCCCCCCTGACAAATCTGTTGAAGAAGGGGGTGAAACTATTATGGAATGAGAATTGCCAGGAAGCATTTGAGAGTCTAAAGGCAATTCTAATCTCTTCTCCAATCCTTAGGTCCCCGAGTTTTAAGGATAGATTTATCCTGACGGTCGACGCTTCTGACTATGACCTGGGGTCCGTACTATCTCAGACGGATGAAAAGGGGGTGGAACATCCTGTGGCCTACCATTCTAAGAATTTCACCCCCAGTCAGCTTAACTATTCCGTCATAGAAAAAGAAACGTTGGCCTTAATTAATTCAGTTCAGCACTTTGAGGTATACCTAACAAGTAATGGTCACCCTATATTAGTACGAACTGACCATAATCCTCTAAAGTTTCTGGCTCAGTTTAGGCAAAAGAACCTCAGGctcaccagatggagtctacaTCTGCAACAATATCCCTTCCAGATCGAGCACATCAAAGGGGTGGATAACGTGGTAGCTGAC
The window above is part of the Procambarus clarkii isolate CNS0578487 chromosome 84, FALCON_Pclarkii_2.0, whole genome shotgun sequence genome. Proteins encoded here:
- the LOC138358523 gene encoding uncharacterized protein, which translates into the protein MAEEYILTHRPSARYVPKTYSRYPAKHKPEDKTAPRSAAKSTPDSPRRISPKRDVLCWTCGRRGHFAAKCRSSTGNNPRREVTLINSIVPPTSTLEKRKELFTPYTSQGHVASGLSGKPVVILRDSGAAQSLILENSLPKGISANGTQKVILGGFPSTLYVAPLVQVHLDSQHFKGECRLAVVDSLPIKGIDVILANDLALGLLPNCPLVVDDPECEETSPIAAVQTRSQAQFQAPPDLSTLFDSPPIPQVTSSHTPVPPVQMTVPEHWTRAHLIEEQKKDPQVRKLADTLDSPTKGGDLYVWSSDVLCRRHPPKYPQSTAVGEQIVVPAVFRSRLLETAHADRFAGHGGVSKTFQRLAKSFYWPHMKKDVRRFCKTCHTCQVAGKANQPVPKAPLYPIPSIGEPFEHLILDIVGPLPPSTSGVQYLLTILDRIADLGIQQITSSAYHPESQGALERFHQTLKGMLRKFCYDRQSKWVEDLPYLLFAVRSVPNESLGISPFEMIFGHSVRGPLEVARDHWLDKETEEDVVDWLSTNKGRLFSAWEMATRTLENTQKTTKNRYDQRAKQRDFQVGDLVLVCTPTVTGSLSARFVGPYQVLKKVTNHNYLLSTPDRRKKETLVHVNMIKKYEGRDTLPITMVTTKDDIEEEEEVLTNSEILFNLQTKLTHVAEGHQPSLRQMIQEYKPIFRDVPGLTSVLRHDVVLEEGIRPIKQHPYRLNPHKKRVVKEEVEYMLKHQLIAPSSSPWSFPILLVPKPGKKYRFCIDYRQVNKVTVADTCPLPRVEECLDAIGKARYLTKFDLFKGYWQVPLAEKAKPISAFVTPDGLFECQVMPFGMKNAASSFQRLMGIVLRDVENTLVYIDDVLIYDVDWQDLLRHIEDFFKAMLQSGLVVNLHKSEFARTSVIFLGHKVGGGWIAPKASKIEAIVQYPTPATRKDILRFLGMAGFYRKFVPNFSSIAAPLTNLLKKGVKLLWNENCQEAFESLKAILISSPILRSPSFKDRFILTVDASDYDLGSVLSQTDEKGVEHPVAYHSKNFTPSQLNYSVIEKETLALINSVQHFEVYLTKEVKPEEVKPEEIKPEEVKQEGVKPEEVKPEEVKPKEVKPEEVEPEKVKPEKVSPEVDKPEEVMSDEIKPEEFKPVEIKPEEVKPEDVKPGEFKPEAFKPEEVKTEQVTKEGFKPEEIKLEEVKTEEVKREEIKPEEEVKTKEFKPEKVKPEEIKPEEVKPEEVKPEEVKPEEVKPQEVKPEKDMPEAVKPDEVKPEEVKPEEIKPEEVKP